A DNA window from Bacteroides cellulosilyticus contains the following coding sequences:
- a CDS encoding redoxin family protein, whose amino-acid sequence MEFIKSLCLGGIATTMLLSGCTQKSITLEGKVTNTSGAPIVYNITTDGIYLPNKIDTLRLNADSTYQITLPVNGNEKLTLFLYGERNLGSIYLTPGKQTLDIDASKSNELNPVDGLTKENEILKKLADLNENVFNLRARRGDVFNVSKDTVASSVYQKLTDYATTLEKEVAGVDDQFRQRAVQDIRIQALMAYMNQYFGNYRRGSEMVRKEWDDAYAQMLDFANIGQAESVFSPAFADVISNMAGIDIFMKHERRTNDDNERNQLLFDWYKANLQGRVQEAAMGLLILEDESREYFANGISALYEEFKTLYPKSVLMPKLETAIQKNKAFNETELPKDIHILNTDSVRTFKEITDLYPGKVIFIDVWATWCSPCRASFAHIKPLQKYAAENDIVLLYVSIDTPQKAELWKKMTGHYNLKGEHVIINEAFKMEIYEKFGRNGILSIPHYAIVNKEGELQFPSAASPENMDKLTEQLKEASK is encoded by the coding sequence ATGGAATTCATCAAATCTTTATGCCTTGGCGGCATAGCAACCACTATGCTCCTAAGCGGATGTACCCAGAAGAGCATTACTTTAGAAGGCAAAGTAACGAATACATCCGGCGCTCCCATTGTATATAACATCACTACAGATGGCATTTACTTACCGAACAAGATTGATACTTTACGCTTAAATGCCGACAGCACGTATCAGATTACCTTACCTGTAAATGGTAACGAAAAGCTGACTCTTTTTCTATATGGTGAGCGAAACTTAGGCAGTATCTATCTTACTCCGGGAAAACAGACGCTTGATATCGATGCTTCCAAATCTAATGAACTAAACCCAGTTGACGGCTTGACGAAAGAAAATGAAATACTCAAGAAGTTGGCTGATCTGAATGAAAACGTATTTAATCTGCGTGCACGCCGGGGAGATGTCTTTAACGTCAGTAAGGACACGGTTGCCTCATCCGTATATCAAAAGCTGACAGACTACGCTACTACATTAGAAAAAGAAGTGGCAGGAGTGGACGATCAGTTCAGGCAGAGAGCCGTACAAGATATACGTATACAGGCTTTGATGGCATATATGAATCAATATTTCGGTAACTACCGGAGAGGTTCCGAAATGGTCAGGAAGGAATGGGACGACGCTTACGCCCAGATGTTGGATTTTGCAAACATCGGTCAGGCTGAAAGCGTATTTTCTCCCGCATTTGCAGATGTCATATCGAATATGGCAGGCATAGATATTTTCATGAAACATGAAAGGCGCACGAATGATGACAATGAACGCAATCAGTTGTTATTCGATTGGTATAAAGCAAATCTACAAGGCCGGGTACAAGAAGCTGCAATGGGACTTCTCATTCTAGAAGATGAAAGCCGCGAATATTTTGCAAACGGTATTTCTGCATTGTATGAGGAGTTCAAGACATTATATCCCAAAAGCGTACTGATGCCGAAATTAGAAACAGCGATACAGAAGAACAAAGCGTTCAATGAAACCGAACTTCCGAAAGACATTCATATATTGAATACGGACAGTGTACGCACCTTTAAGGAAATTACTGACTTATATCCGGGTAAAGTGATCTTTATCGACGTATGGGCTACCTGGTGCAGTCCTTGTCGTGCTTCGTTTGCACACATCAAACCTTTGCAGAAATATGCTGCTGAAAATGATATCGTGTTATTGTATGTTTCCATCGATACTCCCCAAAAAGCTGAACTTTGGAAAAAGATGACAGGGCACTATAACTTAAAAGGAGAGCATGTCATCATCAACGAGGCTTTCAAAATGGAAATTTATGAGAAGTTCGGGCGGAACGGCATACTGTCAATCCCGCATTATGCCATTGTCAATAAAGAAGGGGAATTGCAATTCCCATCGGCAGCCAGCCCGGAAAATATGGATAAGCTGACGGAACAACTGAAAGAAGCCTCTAAATGA
- a CDS encoding ATP-binding protein: MLKRKIDHYIKRYYETTRNALLVTGARQIGKTYSIREFGKSFKSFVEINFIDNPEAVEVFRGAKGSADILFRLSAMTTIPLIKGETLIFFDEVQKCPEMVTAIKFLVDEGSYRYILSGSLLGVELKDLRSEPVGYMGIKDMYPIDFEEFISCVGINDKIIDSLRNAWESRVAVDEFVHSKIMELFRLYLVVGGMPAAVSKYIESNNLQAVMSVQQDIIRLYKRDIAQYDPDNKLYIEEIFNLIPPELDAKNKRFILKKLNENAKFERYQNSFLWLKNAGVALSVYNVEEPKIPLLLARSRNLFKLFQNDIGLLAAQYAEGIQLRIIRGEKNINFGSVYENAVAQELVAHGIEPYYYNNKKRGELDFVIELDGKVLPIEVKSGKDYEVHRALSNIMDCKEYDLSEAVVFCNDNLRVEGKLVYAPIYMVMFLEKSNVAPTYYKVDLSMLQ, from the coding sequence ATGCTGAAAAGAAAGATTGACCATTACATTAAGCGTTATTATGAGACCACTCGTAATGCTTTGCTTGTTACCGGTGCGCGCCAAATCGGTAAAACTTATTCTATCCGGGAATTTGGAAAGTCGTTCAAGAGTTTTGTCGAGATAAACTTCATAGATAATCCTGAAGCCGTAGAAGTCTTTAGAGGTGCAAAGGGGAGTGCGGATATACTGTTTCGTTTGTCGGCTATGACTACAATTCCACTGATTAAAGGTGAAACACTCATATTTTTCGATGAGGTACAGAAGTGTCCTGAGATGGTTACAGCCATCAAATTCTTAGTAGATGAGGGTTCGTATCGTTATATTTTGAGTGGGTCACTGCTTGGCGTAGAGCTGAAGGATTTGCGTTCGGAACCTGTGGGATATATGGGAATCAAAGATATGTATCCCATTGATTTCGAAGAGTTTATTTCGTGTGTGGGCATTAATGATAAGATAATCGACTCTCTGCGTAATGCTTGGGAAAGTCGCGTGGCGGTGGATGAATTTGTCCACTCTAAAATCATGGAATTGTTCCGCTTGTATCTGGTTGTGGGCGGTATGCCTGCTGCCGTGAGCAAATATATCGAGAGTAATAATTTGCAAGCAGTAATGTCTGTGCAGCAGGATATCATTCGTTTGTATAAGCGTGACATTGCTCAATATGATCCTGATAACAAACTTTATATAGAAGAGATTTTTAATCTCATTCCGCCTGAACTCGATGCCAAGAATAAACGGTTTATCTTGAAAAAACTCAATGAGAATGCCAAGTTTGAACGTTATCAGAACAGTTTTCTTTGGTTGAAAAATGCGGGTGTTGCATTATCTGTTTATAATGTGGAAGAACCTAAGATACCCTTATTGCTTGCTCGCTCACGCAATCTGTTCAAACTTTTTCAGAACGATATAGGCTTGCTCGCCGCTCAATATGCCGAAGGCATTCAGTTACGAATTATCAGGGGTGAGAAGAATATTAATTTTGGTTCCGTATACGAGAATGCGGTTGCTCAAGAATTGGTGGCGCATGGCATAGAACCCTATTATTATAACAATAAGAAGCGAGGCGAATTAGACTTTGTCATCGAACTTGACGGTAAAGTATTACCCATCGAGGTGAAGTCGGGAAAGGATTATGAGGTGCATCGTGCTTTGTCTAATATCATGGATTGTAAAGAGTATGATCTTTCCGAGGCTGTAGTGTTCTGTAATGATAATCTACGAGTGGAGGGCAAATTAGTGTATGCTCCCATTTACATGGTGATGTTCCTTGAAAAGAGTAATGTGGCGCCAACTTATTACAAGGTCGATTTGTCGATGTTACAGTAA
- a CDS encoding BT4734/BF3469 family protein — protein MKITLIREDRESGKETLNTCEADAWIDRIKTETKEEHVTRLRSMLLYTNPDSGGYYEHIDKLPRIYPSVEFGRSRDNGRKLKHYNGVVMLEVNHLAGLSEVELVKRQAALLPQTWAAFAGSSGRSVKIWVKFALPDGNLPVKEENMESFHAHAYRMAVQCYQPILPFPITLREPSMTQSCRMTLDAYPYFNRQAIPFCLEQPFGMPGEETFRQRQLTEKNPLSRLKPGYETSQTFTLLFETTLSKALNEMEEWKRGDDLQQLLVCLAEHCFKAGIPEEETVRQVMIHYFKQTDEPTVRTTVHNLYQECKGFGKRKSLTPEQDTAFRLNEFMERRYEFRFNALTSDLEYRQRDSIHFYFQPVDQRVKNSVAMDALQEGIRVWDRDVNRYLSSNRVPLYNPVEDYLCNLGRWDGKDRIRALADLVPCNNPHWRELFYRWFLNMVAHWRGLDKLHSNSTSPLLVGAQGFRKSTYCRIILPPELRFGYTDSLDFKSKRDAELYLGRFMLINIDEFDQVSINQQGFLKHLLQKPVANLRKPYGSSIQEMRRYASFIGTSNQKDLLTDPSGSRRFICIEVTAPIDTNVTINYRQLYAQAMEAIVKGERYWFDDADEAILRETNREFEQMSPVEQLFHCYFRSPEEREEGEYLSPMQILEHLRSKNRDIKLTASNVNHFGRILRKNNLEYKRTCKGIVYWVEKL, from the coding sequence ATGAAAATAACTCTTATCAGAGAAGACCGGGAGAGTGGAAAAGAAACCCTCAACACCTGCGAAGCTGACGCATGGATAGACCGGATAAAAACAGAAACCAAAGAGGAACACGTCACAAGATTGCGCTCCATGCTCCTTTACACGAATCCTGACAGCGGAGGATACTATGAACACATCGACAAGTTGCCGCGCATTTATCCCTCCGTGGAATTCGGAAGAAGCAGAGACAACGGGCGAAAACTGAAACACTACAACGGCGTAGTGATGTTGGAAGTAAACCATTTGGCCGGATTGTCCGAAGTGGAACTGGTGAAACGGCAGGCGGCTTTGTTACCGCAAACTTGGGCGGCTTTTGCCGGAAGCAGTGGACGGAGTGTGAAAATCTGGGTGAAATTCGCCCTGCCGGACGGAAATTTGCCGGTGAAAGAAGAAAACATGGAGTCTTTTCACGCACACGCCTACCGCATGGCAGTGCAATGCTACCAGCCCATATTGCCGTTTCCCATCACGCTGCGAGAGCCTTCTATGACGCAAAGCTGCCGCATGACGCTTGATGCATATCCCTACTTCAACCGGCAAGCCATTCCTTTCTGCCTTGAGCAGCCCTTCGGTATGCCCGGCGAAGAAACTTTCCGGCAACGCCAACTGACGGAAAAGAACCCATTGTCAAGACTGAAACCGGGTTACGAAACCTCGCAGACCTTCACATTATTGTTTGAAACAACCCTCAGCAAAGCACTGAATGAAATGGAAGAATGGAAACGGGGCGACGACTTGCAGCAACTGCTGGTGTGCCTGGCAGAACACTGTTTCAAGGCAGGCATACCGGAGGAAGAGACTGTACGCCAAGTCATGATACATTATTTCAAGCAGACGGACGAACCAACCGTGCGGACAACTGTCCACAACCTCTATCAGGAATGCAAAGGATTTGGCAAAAGAAAATCGCTGACACCGGAACAAGATACTGCTTTCCGACTAAATGAATTTATGGAACGCAGGTACGAATTCCGTTTCAATGCTTTGACGAGCGACCTGGAATACCGGCAACGGGACTCCATTCATTTTTATTTCCAGCCCGTTGACCAGCGCGTAAAAAACAGCGTGGCAATGGATGCCCTGCAAGAAGGTATCCGTGTGTGGGACAGGGATGTGAACAGGTATTTATCCTCCAATCGAGTACCGCTTTATAATCCGGTGGAAGACTACCTCTGCAATCTGGGCCGCTGGGACGGAAAAGACCGCATCCGCGCATTGGCCGACCTTGTACCTTGCAACAATCCTCATTGGAGGGAACTTTTCTACCGCTGGTTCCTGAATATGGTGGCGCATTGGAGGGGGCTCGATAAGTTGCATTCCAACAGTACATCTCCCCTATTGGTGGGTGCGCAGGGTTTTCGGAAATCGACCTATTGCCGCATCATTCTTCCACCTGAACTCCGCTTCGGCTATACCGACAGTCTGGACTTCAAGAGCAAACGGGATGCGGAACTGTATCTGGGGCGCTTCATGCTGATTAACATTGATGAGTTCGACCAGGTCAGCATCAATCAACAAGGCTTTCTGAAACATTTACTACAAAAGCCCGTAGCCAACCTGCGCAAACCGTATGGCAGCAGCATACAGGAAATGCGGCGCTATGCCTCGTTCATCGGGACAAGCAATCAGAAAGACTTGCTGACCGATCCGAGCGGCAGCCGCCGTTTCATCTGTATAGAAGTGACCGCACCGATTGATACAAACGTAACCATCAACTACCGCCAACTCTATGCACAGGCGATGGAAGCCATCGTAAAGGGCGAACGTTATTGGTTTGATGATGCCGATGAGGCTATTTTGCGTGAAACGAACCGGGAATTCGAGCAAATGAGCCCGGTTGAGCAGCTATTCCATTGTTATTTTCGTTCACCGGAAGAGAGAGAAGAAGGCGAATACTTGTCTCCCATGCAAATACTGGAACATCTACGGAGTAAGAATAGGGATATTAAGCTGACAGCAAGCAATGTAAATCACTTTGGGAGGATATTGCGGAAGAATAATCTGGAATATAAACGAACTTGCAAAGGTATTGTATACTGGGTAGAAAAGTTATAA
- a CDS encoding glycosyl hydrolase family 28 protein yields MKFITTILSTLFCLSMQAQLVTYPGTLSTGMPHNDDYTIRVRIPGGEWKDLFEYNVQVDMDKVQDASMVQFDMGSPVELMVKKNNGTVREVAIRPLSKGIEYKQIQNAILFTLEKPQYLSIEFNGDRLHNLHLFANPLETEKYDKVEKDIMYFGPGVHRPKDLPNNQIRIPSNTTVYLAPGAVVKAKLLVDKAENVRIIGRGILDHPIRGIEITDSKNVLIDGITVVNPDHYTVFGGGSTGITIKNLKSFSCKGWSDGIDMMCCRQVLIDNVFMRNSDDCIALYNHRWNWWGGSSDITVQNSILWADVAHPINIGGHGDPDSPTGEVIENLTFRNIDILEHDEDDPIYQGCMTVDCGDKNQVRNVLFEDIRVENIQEGRLFYVKVRFNEKYDKQPGSGIEGITFRNITYTGVGENPSLIQGLDKERTVQNVTFENVVINGERMKDLKGVVTNDFIKGIKIK; encoded by the coding sequence ATGAAGTTTATTACAACAATTTTATCAACTCTTTTCTGCTTATCCATGCAGGCACAGTTAGTGACTTATCCCGGTACACTGAGTACCGGAATGCCGCATAATGATGACTATACCATACGTGTACGCATTCCCGGTGGTGAATGGAAAGACTTGTTCGAATACAACGTACAGGTAGATATGGACAAAGTGCAGGATGCTTCTATGGTGCAATTCGATATGGGAAGTCCTGTAGAACTAATGGTGAAGAAGAACAATGGCACCGTGCGTGAAGTGGCTATACGCCCTTTGAGTAAAGGCATTGAATACAAACAGATACAAAACGCCATTCTTTTCACTTTGGAAAAGCCGCAATATCTCTCCATCGAGTTTAATGGCGACCGACTGCACAATCTGCATCTTTTTGCCAATCCCTTAGAAACAGAGAAATATGATAAGGTAGAAAAAGACATTATGTACTTCGGTCCGGGAGTCCACCGCCCTAAAGACTTACCTAATAATCAAATCCGTATCCCCAGTAATACCACCGTATATCTGGCACCGGGAGCAGTAGTAAAAGCGAAACTTTTGGTAGATAAAGCGGAAAATGTCCGAATTATCGGACGAGGTATCTTAGATCATCCGATACGGGGTATAGAGATAACCGACTCAAAAAATGTACTGATAGATGGAATTACCGTAGTGAACCCTGACCATTATACGGTATTCGGCGGCGGGTCTACAGGAATCACCATCAAAAACCTGAAATCATTCAGTTGCAAAGGTTGGAGCGATGGCATAGATATGATGTGTTGCCGCCAGGTACTTATTGACAATGTCTTTATGCGCAATTCGGACGATTGTATTGCTTTGTACAATCACCGCTGGAACTGGTGGGGAGGTTCATCGGATATCACAGTGCAGAACTCTATTCTTTGGGCAGATGTGGCACATCCCATTAATATAGGTGGTCATGGCGATCCGGACTCACCGACAGGAGAAGTAATAGAGAATCTGACTTTCCGTAACATCGACATTCTGGAACATGACGAGGATGATCCGATTTATCAGGGTTGCATGACAGTGGATTGTGGTGATAAGAATCAGGTTCGTAATGTTCTTTTCGAAGATATCCGGGTAGAGAATATTCAGGAAGGACGGCTGTTTTATGTAAAAGTACGTTTCAACGAGAAATATGATAAACAGCCGGGAAGCGGTATTGAAGGCATTACTTTCAGGAATATTACATATACAGGTGTGGGAGAAAATCCATCGTTAATTCAAGGATTGGACAAAGAACGAACCGTGCAAAACGTGACGTTTGAAAATGTAGTAATCAATGGAGAACGGATGAAAGACTTGAAAGGGGTAGTAACCAATGATTTTATAAAAGGTATTAAGATTAAATAA
- a CDS encoding RagB/SusD family nutrient uptake outer membrane protein translates to MKAKNIFTKGLLLASVFAVSGCSSFLDEKNWSSQSAEEYYATAEGYESLINGAYSTLKSVYNTTNYFLLTQLGTDLGTQNDGTATNALNQYTVDYANDNATVYNQWKVVYESLKNVNAAIGRAGAVVTKDQDLFDGIDKGVLAQRVAEAKFLRALYLFEIVKNWGQAPLILEEPTSPSTTSQLNGGADFYRQILADLQDVMDSSLPMKQTSANYGRASKAAAKHLRSLVYLTRGYQSYAEDDDFKKAYDDAVDVINNSGHALLDDYAMVHRQANEENDEIIFGINFSAGSGWNNNIQTEFYLFVYREGWTDLGFSSIYCNDYASVMPTKYSYLLFDWKKDRRTEVTFMSPLNGDPATSIDGRAYGRNWFESTNGVNVAKGDTVIYFPVPGESGYKQYTDAEKTAANNRGRFFYNYPEGAYTDAGNDDYYKTGYQSFNSKSRAWLPVWKFKDCNTRYNSSGTVENGTRDIYLFRLAETYLIAAEAAVKMGDNSNALYYINQIRKRAMNNTPESGLQEYAGTVTVDNVLDERALELYGEAPRWNDLQRTGKLAERVLKYNWDVTNITGGLIQTQLNETTFKSKYKLRPIPVTWLNTLSNGQELGNNPGWE, encoded by the coding sequence ATGAAAGCAAAAAATATTTTTACTAAAGGTCTCCTGCTGGCGTCTGTATTCGCAGTTTCGGGGTGTTCGTCTTTTCTGGATGAAAAAAACTGGTCCAGTCAGTCTGCCGAAGAATATTATGCTACGGCTGAAGGATATGAATCTCTTATAAATGGAGCTTATTCCACTTTAAAATCGGTATATAATACAACAAATTATTTTCTGTTGACCCAACTTGGTACGGATTTGGGAACTCAGAATGACGGTACGGCTACCAATGCATTAAATCAGTATACGGTGGATTATGCTAATGACAATGCTACTGTTTACAATCAATGGAAAGTAGTATACGAATCGTTGAAAAATGTCAATGCCGCTATTGGTCGCGCCGGTGCGGTAGTTACAAAAGATCAGGATCTATTTGATGGCATTGATAAGGGGGTATTGGCTCAGCGGGTTGCGGAAGCCAAGTTCTTGCGTGCTTTATATCTTTTTGAAATCGTGAAGAATTGGGGACAAGCTCCGTTGATCTTGGAAGAGCCGACTTCACCTTCTACAACTTCGCAATTGAATGGTGGTGCTGATTTTTACAGACAAATTCTGGCTGATTTGCAGGATGTCATGGACTCTTCTCTTCCAATGAAGCAGACTTCGGCTAATTATGGACGCGCCTCAAAAGCTGCGGCAAAACATCTTCGTTCCCTTGTTTATTTAACTCGCGGATATCAGAGTTATGCGGAAGATGATGATTTTAAAAAGGCTTATGATGATGCCGTAGATGTAATTAACAATTCCGGACATGCCTTGTTGGATGATTATGCAATGGTTCATCGTCAGGCAAATGAAGAGAACGATGAAATTATCTTTGGTATTAATTTCTCTGCCGGATCAGGATGGAATAATAATATTCAGACTGAATTCTATTTATTTGTTTATCGTGAAGGTTGGACTGATTTGGGATTTTCTTCGATTTATTGTAATGATTATGCTTCTGTAATGCCGACCAAATATAGTTATTTATTATTTGACTGGAAAAAAGACAGACGTACGGAAGTTACTTTTATGAGCCCGTTGAATGGTGATCCGGCAACTTCTATAGATGGACGCGCTTATGGTAGAAACTGGTTTGAAAGTACGAATGGCGTGAATGTAGCAAAGGGAGATACAGTTATTTATTTCCCAGTTCCCGGAGAGAGTGGATATAAGCAATATACAGATGCTGAGAAAACAGCGGCCAACAACCGTGGGCGTTTTTTCTATAATTATCCCGAGGGAGCGTATACTGATGCCGGTAATGATGATTATTATAAGACAGGTTATCAGAGTTTTAACTCTAAATCACGCGCTTGGCTTCCTGTCTGGAAATTTAAAGATTGCAATACTCGTTATAACAGTTCAGGAACAGTCGAAAATGGAACTCGTGATATTTATTTGTTCCGTTTAGCTGAGACTTATTTAATTGCTGCTGAGGCTGCTGTTAAGATGGGAGATAATTCTAATGCTTTGTATTATATAAATCAGATACGTAAACGTGCCATGAATAATACCCCGGAAAGTGGATTGCAAGAATATGCAGGTACTGTTACAGTGGATAATGTATTGGATGAAAGAGCATTGGAACTTTATGGAGAAGCACCACGTTGGAACGACCTGCAACGTACGGGAAAACTGGCTGAAAGGGTTTTGAAATACAACTGGGATGTTACAAATATTACAGGTGGATTAATCCAGACCCAATTAAATGAGACTACTTTTAAAAGTAAATATAAACTTCGTCCTATTCCTGTTACATGGTTAAATACTTTGTCTAATGGACAGGAACTTGGTAATAATCCTGGATGGGAATAG
- a CDS encoding glycoside hydrolase family 97 protein produces MKKLFVGVLCVALSLSVQGKEVNMTSPDGKYQFTLSDSGGQLHYSLTWNGKQTVKPSLLGINANVEWRDGVEIGTVDSSRKDTIWHPVYGERSEIKDCYHAWKIVVNRQNGRDKLILDVRAYDEGIAFRYHFPGGQYLKITDEYTEYTMPEGTKAYFTPKAQTPYSYLPLENWPGKSDRPLLLTLADGGYVCLAEAQVVDYVRTKFNVSPTKKNTVISAMYGPVEDIAPYSTPWRVIMCADKPGEILEHNDILLNLNPPCRIKDTSWIKPGKVMREVTLTTEGGKALVDFAVKRNLQYIHFDAGWYGFEYDKASDATTVTLDPRRNPKIDALNLKEVVAYAKQHGIGVILYVNQRALQQQLDEILPLYKSWGISGIKFGFVQVGSQVWTKWMHEAVKKCADYGLMVDIHDEYRPTGFSRTYPNLMTQEGIRGNEEFPDATHNVTLPFTRFVVGAADYTICYYRQDFGRLNVEKDNYGVPRSKSIQTTPAHQLALAAVYYSPLQYMYWYDKPSDSQDEPELKFFDDVYTTWDDTKVLQGEVGEFITVARRKGEEWFIGSITNNDARTLPVDLSFLPAGKDYVAEIYTDGDKSIPTRTKVRVSKFRVNAKTVLHFNLRASGGSAIRLVPELTKDKSLKTYKQQKL; encoded by the coding sequence ATGAAAAAATTATTTGTAGGCGTATTATGTGTAGCTTTGTCTTTGAGTGTACAGGGCAAAGAGGTGAATATGACATCACCGGATGGAAAATATCAGTTTACGTTGAGTGATAGCGGTGGACAGTTACATTATTCTTTGACCTGGAACGGAAAACAGACAGTAAAACCTTCCTTATTGGGAATCAATGCAAATGTAGAATGGCGGGATGGAGTTGAAATCGGAACTGTGGATAGTAGTCGGAAAGATACGATCTGGCATCCGGTTTATGGCGAAAGAAGTGAAATTAAAGACTGCTATCATGCATGGAAAATAGTTGTCAACCGTCAGAACGGACGTGATAAGCTTATTCTTGATGTCCGAGCCTATGATGAAGGAATTGCCTTCCGTTACCATTTTCCGGGTGGACAATATCTGAAGATTACAGATGAGTATACAGAATATACCATGCCCGAAGGTACTAAAGCCTATTTTACTCCCAAAGCCCAGACCCCGTATTCTTATCTGCCTCTTGAAAACTGGCCGGGCAAATCGGACCGTCCGTTGCTGCTGACACTGGCAGATGGAGGATATGTCTGCCTGGCTGAAGCGCAAGTGGTGGATTATGTACGTACGAAGTTCAATGTGTCACCGACTAAAAAGAATACGGTTATATCGGCTATGTATGGTCCGGTAGAAGATATTGCTCCTTATTCTACTCCGTGGCGTGTAATCATGTGTGCTGACAAGCCGGGTGAGATTTTGGAACACAACGATATTCTGTTAAATCTTAATCCGCCATGTCGGATTAAGGATACTTCCTGGATTAAACCGGGAAAGGTGATGCGTGAAGTGACCTTGACCACAGAAGGTGGAAAAGCTTTGGTAGACTTTGCTGTAAAACGGAATCTGCAATACATTCATTTTGATGCCGGGTGGTATGGTTTTGAGTATGATAAGGCTTCTGATGCTACTACCGTAACACTCGATCCGCGTAGAAATCCGAAAATAGATGCCCTGAATCTGAAAGAAGTGGTTGCTTATGCAAAGCAGCATGGTATCGGAGTTATACTCTATGTCAATCAACGGGCTTTGCAGCAACAGTTGGATGAGATACTCCCTTTGTATAAATCATGGGGAATTTCGGGGATTAAGTTTGGGTTCGTGCAGGTGGGTTCGCAGGTGTGGACTAAGTGGATGCACGAAGCCGTAAAGAAGTGTGCTGATTATGGACTGATGGTGGACATTCATGATGAATACCGTCCGACAGGCTTTAGTCGTACTTATCCTAATCTGATGACTCAGGAAGGCATTCGCGGCAATGAAGAATTTCCGGATGCCACTCACAATGTTACGTTGCCTTTTACCCGCTTTGTAGTCGGAGCAGCCGATTATACGATATGTTACTATCGCCAGGACTTTGGCAGGCTGAACGTTGAAAAAGATAATTATGGTGTTCCCCGTTCTAAATCCATCCAGACTACACCGGCGCATCAACTGGCATTAGCAGCTGTCTATTACAGTCCTCTGCAATATATGTATTGGTATGATAAGCCTTCGGATTCGCAGGACGAACCGGAATTAAAGTTCTTTGATGATGTGTACACCACCTGGGATGATACGAAGGTTTTACAAGGTGAAGTCGGTGAGTTTATTACTGTGGCTCGCCGGAAAGGAGAGGAATGGTTCATAGGTTCAATTACAAATAATGATGCACGGACGTTACCGGTTGATTTGAGTTTTCTGCCTGCCGGAAAAGATTATGTGGCTGAAATCTATACGGATGGCGACAAATCTATTCCTACACGAACGAAAGTCAGAGTCTCAAAATTCCGTGTCAATGCCAAGACTGTGTTGCATTTTAATTTGAGGGCTTCGGGAGGTTCTGCCATTCGTTTAGTGCCCGAGCTGACTAAGGATAAATCTTTGAAAACCTATAAACAACAGAAGTTGTGA
- a CDS encoding DUF4143 domain-containing protein, with product MSGYKDDIEKYAQRPKEQDILRYILNYGWGLAGQRFQFSKFCSSSYKSAEMGNAFRTLEKTLLLELVYPLISTSFPILPDLKRSPKLLWLDTGLVNYVAGMQESLLFTSDTDELWNGHIAEQVVGQELLGASFAFGVKRMFWVRDARNSQAEVDFVYKYKSHLIPVEVKTGDNSKLRSLHQYMDESQEDIALRLWNGPLTSDLIRLPSGKQYTLYNMPFYYAGQLETFFNNKFA from the coding sequence TTGTCCGGCTACAAAGATGATATTGAAAAGTATGCACAACGTCCTAAAGAGCAAGATATCCTTCGCTATATTTTGAATTATGGCTGGGGATTGGCCGGGCAACGCTTCCAGTTCTCCAAATTCTGTAGTTCTTCCTATAAGTCGGCAGAAATGGGTAATGCGTTCAGAACTTTGGAGAAAACTCTTTTGTTGGAACTGGTCTATCCATTGATTTCCACTTCATTTCCTATTCTTCCGGATTTGAAAAGAAGTCCGAAATTGTTGTGGTTGGACACTGGATTGGTTAATTATGTGGCTGGAATGCAGGAGAGTTTGTTGTTCACTTCTGATACAGATGAATTATGGAATGGACATATTGCTGAACAGGTAGTAGGACAGGAATTGTTGGGGGCTTCTTTTGCCTTTGGAGTCAAACGCATGTTTTGGGTTCGCGATGCCCGTAATTCACAAGCGGAGGTGGACTTTGTATATAAATATAAATCACATTTGATACCTGTTGAGGTGAAGACGGGGGATAATTCTAAGCTGCGTTCTTTGCATCAGTATATGGATGAGTCCCAAGAGGACATTGCTTTGCGTCTATGGAACGGACCCTTGACTTCCGATTTGATACGTTTGCCTTCCGGCAAACAATACACATTATATAATATGCCATTTTACTATGCCGGACAACTGGAAACCTTTTTCAATAATAAGTTTGCATAG